Proteins from a single region of Syntrophales bacterium:
- a CDS encoding DUF362 domain-containing protein, producing MNVFVRPASYDWPHLKGEFDALMDRLGGREAIRKGMRVLVKPNLLSAAKPGQAVLTHPLVVRAAVEYILERGARPEVGDSQAIGSFDRILRENGIDQALEGLPVTVREFRDSVPVDVGPPFGKIELAREVLTADAVLNLPKLKTHSQMAMTLGVKNLFGCVVGYRKAEWHLRAGVDRDVFARLLVGIARTVRPAFTVMDGILAMEGEGPGKSGTPRALGILLASENPFALDEAVCRIVGLPPEKLPTWRAGQEAGLPGEEVAIDGETPEVRGFRIPGAEPLLFGNASMNSLVRRHLLQRPVCAPESCTLCGICRDMCPVKAIAVEEAGLRFDYDACIRCYCCIEVCPRGALRTAEPLMGRMLRPVVKRFV from the coding sequence ATGAACGTCTTCGTCCGACCGGCATCCTACGACTGGCCGCACCTCAAGGGGGAATTCGACGCCCTGATGGACCGCCTTGGCGGCCGGGAGGCCATCCGGAAAGGGATGCGCGTCCTCGTCAAGCCGAACCTCCTGTCAGCGGCAAAACCCGGCCAGGCCGTCCTGACCCATCCGCTCGTCGTCCGGGCCGCCGTGGAGTACATCCTGGAGCGGGGCGCCCGTCCCGAGGTCGGGGACAGCCAGGCCATCGGCTCCTTCGACCGGATCCTCCGGGAAAACGGGATCGACCAGGCCTTGGAAGGCCTTCCCGTGACTGTCCGCGAGTTTCGCGATTCCGTCCCCGTCGACGTGGGACCTCCCTTCGGAAAGATCGAGTTGGCCCGGGAGGTCCTGACGGCCGACGCGGTTCTCAACCTGCCGAAGCTCAAGACCCACAGCCAGATGGCCATGACCCTGGGGGTGAAGAACCTCTTCGGCTGCGTCGTGGGGTACCGCAAGGCGGAGTGGCACTTGCGGGCGGGGGTGGACCGTGACGTCTTCGCCCGGCTCCTGGTCGGGATCGCCCGGACCGTCCGGCCGGCCTTCACGGTCATGGACGGCATCCTCGCCATGGAGGGGGAGGGGCCCGGCAAGAGCGGCACGCCCCGGGCGCTCGGGATTCTGCTGGCCTCGGAGAACCCCTTCGCCCTGGACGAGGCGGTCTGCCGCATCGTGGGGCTCCCGCCGGAGAAGCTCCCGACCTGGCGGGCGGGACAGGAGGCGGGACTGCCCGGGGAAGAGGTCGCCATCGACGGGGAAACGCCAGAGGTCCGGGGATTCCGGATCCCCGGAGCGGAGCCCCTCCTCTTCGGAAACGCATCCATGAACAGCCTTGTCCGGCGCCACCTGCTGCAGCGGCCCGTATGCGCTCCGGAATCCTGCACGCTCTGCGGCATCTGCCGGGACATGTGTCCGGTAAAGGCCATCGCGGTTGAAGAAGCGGGGCTCCGCTTCGACTACGACGCCTGCATCCGCTGCTACTGCTGCATCGAGGTCTGCCCGCGCGGCGCCCTCCGGACAGCGGAACCCCTCATGGGCCGCATGCTCCGGCCGGTGGTGAAGCGGTTCGTCTGA
- a CDS encoding alpha/beta hydrolase family protein: MASLLDRTYAAWSNRRLFFRQGWGDLALLEEALREDDDPGPVSAIHPAWEDVREEGEALLKQGSFPSPFLHPNLPAESRTAHVEFVLPRDWSRHTPICLHFAATGDEGFERRRKALALPLTRSGIGSLILENPYYGRRRPPGQHSKMLNVFSDLWLMAGATIAEGRSLVDWLRREGFERLGVCGISMGGSMAARTAALDPEPLAVTALITPHSAAAVFTEGLLKNYCAWDVLNRQLDGHGNALERMREILDHTDIRRLPPLRRPEAAFLVGAQADAYISRESVENVHRHWPGSSLTWVPSGHVGAFLFHRDLWVGAVRKSFARL, encoded by the coding sequence ATGGCGAGTCTCCTGGACCGGACCTACGCCGCCTGGTCGAACCGGAGGCTCTTCTTCCGTCAAGGCTGGGGGGATCTCGCCCTCCTGGAGGAAGCCCTCCGGGAAGACGACGACCCCGGGCCCGTGAGCGCCATTCACCCCGCCTGGGAGGACGTCCGCGAGGAGGGCGAAGCCCTTTTGAAGCAGGGATCCTTTCCCAGCCCGTTTCTCCATCCCAATCTTCCCGCCGAAAGCCGGACGGCCCATGTGGAGTTTGTCCTGCCCCGGGACTGGAGCCGGCACACACCCATCTGCCTGCACTTCGCCGCCACCGGCGACGAGGGCTTCGAGCGCCGGCGCAAGGCCCTGGCCCTGCCCCTGACCCGGTCCGGGATCGGCTCCCTCATCCTGGAAAACCCCTACTACGGACGCCGCCGCCCGCCGGGCCAGCACAGCAAGATGCTGAACGTCTTCTCCGACCTCTGGCTCATGGCGGGGGCCACGATCGCCGAAGGACGGTCGCTCGTGGACTGGCTGCGACGCGAGGGATTCGAGCGGCTGGGGGTATGCGGCATCAGCATGGGCGGGTCGATGGCCGCCCGGACGGCGGCCCTGGACCCGGAGCCGCTGGCCGTAACGGCGCTGATCACCCCCCACTCGGCCGCCGCCGTGTTCACCGAGGGGCTCCTGAAAAACTACTGCGCCTGGGATGTCCTGAACCGCCAGTTGGACGGGCACGGGAACGCCCTGGAACGGATGCGGGAAATCCTGGATCATACCGACATCCGGCGCCTCCCGCCGCTTCGCCGGCCCGAGGCGGCCTTTCTCGTCGGCGCCCAGGCTGACGCTTACATCTCCCGGGAGTCTGTCGAGAACGTCCACCGTCACTGGCCCGGCTCGTCCCTGACCTGGGTGCCGAGCGGCCACGTGGGGGCCTTCCTGTTCCACCGGGACCTCTGGGTCGGGGCCGTCCGGAAATCCTTTGCCCGGCTATGA
- a CDS encoding zinc ribbon domain-containing protein produces the protein MSKIIEFVRNYEDHSTKNGFQFEFACDRCGKGFRTEFRSSVVGTASGMLDKVGGLFGGLLGNAANLTQDLRSAAWTKARDEAFEEAVNEIKPQFVQCPRCSSWICRQGCWNVKKGLCKHCAPDLGVEMAAAQASKSVEEVWAHAAMAEEDKKLGKEYWREGIRATCPQCEAPLSGNVKFCPECGAAVKTKRFCTGCGAEMSGPVKFCPECGAKQG, from the coding sequence ATGAGCAAGATCATCGAATTCGTACGCAACTACGAGGACCACAGCACCAAAAACGGCTTTCAGTTCGAGTTCGCCTGCGACCGGTGCGGCAAGGGCTTCCGGACGGAGTTCCGCTCCTCCGTCGTCGGAACGGCCTCGGGCATGCTCGACAAGGTCGGCGGCCTGTTCGGGGGCCTTCTCGGCAATGCCGCGAACCTGACCCAGGACCTGCGGTCCGCCGCCTGGACAAAGGCCCGGGACGAGGCCTTCGAGGAGGCCGTGAACGAGATCAAGCCCCAGTTCGTCCAGTGCCCGCGCTGCTCCTCCTGGATCTGCCGGCAGGGCTGCTGGAACGTGAAAAAAGGCCTCTGCAAGCACTGCGCCCCGGACCTGGGGGTCGAGATGGCCGCGGCCCAGGCGAGCAAGTCCGTCGAGGAGGTCTGGGCCCACGCCGCCATGGCGGAGGAAGACAAGAAACTGGGGAAGGAGTACTGGCGGGAGGGCATCCGGGCCACCTGTCCCCAGTGCGAGGCGCCCCTGTCGGGAAACGTCAAATTCTGCCCCGAATGCGGTGCCGCGGTGAAGACAAAGCGGTTCTGCACAGGCTGCGGGGCCGAGATGTCCGGACCGGTGAAGTTCTGCCCCGAGTGCGGCGCGAAGCAGGGCTGA
- a CDS encoding LL-diaminopimelate aminotransferase, giving the protein MQTAERLTKIPPYLFMELRKKIAKAKADGVDVISLAIGDPVEPTPEPIIDELCRTARDPENHRYPTDEEKGMLAFRQEIARWYADRYGVTLDPATEVLGLIGSKEGCHHFVLACINPGDIVLMTDPGYPAYRASILMGGGEPWNVPILRKNGYLPAFEDIPTDVAKRAKGMFLNYPNNPTGACATREFLGLLVEFARSFDIAVCYDNPYSEILFEGQERISFLMADGAKDVGVELNSLSKPFNMCGWRIGMAMGNREILAAISKVKENTDSGIFNPVQFAGIRALKHEASSIGHMLDVYGFRRQMVLDALAKIGIRFDAPKGTFYLWVPVPEGMTSIEFTNRLFDKTAVVVAAGTAYGQYGEGYVRISLTVPNVRLKEAMERIVREFA; this is encoded by the coding sequence TTGCAGACCGCCGAGAGACTGACCAAGATCCCCCCGTACCTGTTCATGGAGCTCCGCAAGAAGATCGCCAAGGCCAAGGCCGACGGCGTGGACGTCATCAGCCTGGCCATCGGAGACCCCGTGGAGCCCACGCCGGAGCCGATCATCGACGAGCTGTGCCGGACCGCCCGGGACCCGGAGAACCACCGGTATCCGACGGACGAGGAGAAGGGCATGCTGGCCTTCAGGCAGGAAATCGCCCGCTGGTATGCCGACCGCTACGGCGTGACCCTGGACCCGGCAACGGAGGTCCTGGGGCTCATCGGCTCCAAGGAGGGGTGCCACCACTTCGTCCTGGCCTGCATCAATCCCGGCGACATCGTCCTCATGACCGACCCGGGCTACCCGGCCTACCGGGCGAGCATCCTCATGGGGGGAGGCGAGCCCTGGAACGTGCCGATCCTCCGGAAGAACGGCTACCTGCCGGCCTTCGAGGACATCCCCACCGACGTAGCGAAGCGGGCAAAGGGGATGTTCCTGAACTACCCGAACAACCCCACCGGGGCCTGCGCCACCCGGGAGTTCCTCGGGCTTCTCGTCGAGTTCGCCCGCTCCTTCGACATTGCCGTCTGCTACGACAACCCCTACAGCGAGATCCTCTTCGAGGGCCAGGAACGCATCAGCTTCCTCATGGCCGACGGCGCGAAGGACGTGGGCGTGGAGCTCAACTCCCTCTCCAAGCCCTTCAACATGTGCGGCTGGCGGATCGGCATGGCCATGGGAAACCGGGAGATCCTCGCCGCCATCAGCAAGGTCAAGGAAAACACCGACTCGGGGATCTTCAATCCCGTCCAGTTCGCCGGCATCCGCGCCCTGAAGCACGAGGCGTCCTCCATCGGGCACATGCTGGACGTCTACGGGTTCAGGAGGCAGATGGTCCTGGACGCCCTCGCGAAAATCGGAATCCGCTTCGACGCCCCGAAGGGGACGTTCTACCTGTGGGTGCCGGTCCCGGAGGGAATGACGTCCATCGAGTTCACCAACCGGCTGTTCGACAAGACCGCCGTCGTCGTGGCCGCCGGAACGGCCTACGGCCAGTATGGGGAAGGGTACGTCCGGATCTCCCTGACCGTCCCCAACGTCCGCCTCAAGGAGGCGATGGAGCGGATCGTCCGGGAGTTCGCGTGA
- a CDS encoding SUMF1/EgtB/PvdO family nonheme iron enzyme, producing the protein MKRITVLLIALALACLPSFASASKAVRIAEARHALVIGNGAYATGPLKNPGHDASDMAKLLKELKFSVTLLRDADQRTMEEAIRKFQRTLKRGGVGLFYFSGHGMQIAGRNYLIPVKAGISQESDVKYEAVDAGRVLDAMETAGNGMNIVILDACRDNPFAKSFRSASRGLAKMDAPKGTFIAYSTAPGDTASDGSGRNSPYTRALLKHVPAANLPIELVFKKVRQETDRLTRGKQVPWESTSLTGDFYFRGGGSGTSAAAPAPEEREEVAMARPPAPPREDRFTDAATGMEFVLVRGGCFRMGDTMGDGDADEKPVHEVCVDDFYMGKHEVTVGQFRRFVEDTGYRTDAEKNAGGLTGCWAQDFDDREKEWNWRGWADWRNPNKYQANRDDHPVACVSWNDAQAFAGWLSRKEGRSYRLPTEAEWEYAARGGTSSRNYWGAGKDDACTYANVADRTPLGQGRNWTIKHECSDGHAFASPVGQFRPNAFGLYDMMGNVWEWCADWYGDKYYGESGRSNPGGPASGQYRVARGGSWGTKPAFLRASDRDRNGPVKRNNYYGFRLLLPAP; encoded by the coding sequence ATGAAGCGAATTACCGTTCTGCTGATCGCGCTCGCCCTTGCCTGTTTGCCCTCCTTTGCTTCCGCATCGAAAGCAGTCCGGATTGCCGAGGCCCGCCACGCTTTGGTTATCGGGAATGGTGCCTATGCGACGGGACCCCTGAAGAACCCGGGCCACGATGCGTCGGACATGGCCAAGCTCCTGAAGGAACTGAAATTCTCCGTTACCCTGCTCCGGGACGCGGACCAGCGGACCATGGAGGAGGCCATCCGGAAATTCCAGAGGACCCTGAAGCGCGGCGGGGTGGGGTTGTTCTATTTCTCCGGGCACGGGATGCAGATCGCCGGACGGAACTACCTCATCCCCGTCAAGGCGGGCATCTCCCAGGAGTCGGACGTGAAGTACGAGGCCGTGGACGCGGGCCGCGTCCTGGACGCCATGGAGACGGCGGGGAACGGCATGAACATCGTGATCCTGGACGCCTGCAGGGACAACCCCTTCGCCAAGAGCTTCCGTTCCGCCTCCCGGGGCCTGGCCAAGATGGATGCCCCCAAGGGCACCTTCATCGCCTACTCCACCGCCCCGGGAGACACGGCATCGGACGGATCCGGGCGGAACAGTCCCTACACCCGGGCCCTCCTGAAGCACGTGCCCGCGGCGAACCTGCCCATCGAACTGGTCTTCAAGAAGGTCCGCCAGGAGACGGACCGCCTCACCCGGGGAAAGCAGGTCCCCTGGGAGTCCACCTCCCTGACGGGGGACTTCTACTTCCGGGGAGGCGGGAGCGGGACGTCCGCCGCCGCCCCTGCGCCGGAGGAAAGGGAGGAGGTCGCCATGGCCCGGCCGCCGGCGCCCCCGCGGGAGGACCGGTTCACGGACGCCGCGACGGGGATGGAGTTCGTCCTCGTGAGGGGAGGCTGCTTCCGGATGGGGGACACCATGGGGGACGGAGATGCCGACGAGAAGCCGGTCCACGAGGTGTGCGTCGACGATTTCTATATGGGGAAGCACGAGGTGACAGTGGGCCAGTTCCGGCGGTTCGTCGAGGATACGGGCTATCGGACGGACGCGGAGAAGAACGCCGGCGGGCTCACCGGCTGCTGGGCCCAGGATTTCGACGACCGGGAAAAGGAGTGGAACTGGCGCGGCTGGGCCGACTGGCGGAACCCGAACAAGTACCAGGCCAACCGGGACGACCACCCCGTGGCCTGCGTCAGTTGGAACGACGCCCAGGCCTTCGCCGGGTGGCTGTCCCGGAAGGAGGGGCGCTCCTACCGTCTCCCCACGGAGGCGGAGTGGGAGTACGCCGCCCGGGGCGGGACGTCGTCCCGGAATTACTGGGGGGCGGGGAAGGACGACGCCTGCACGTACGCCAACGTGGCGGACCGGACGCCGCTGGGCCAGGGGCGAAATTGGACCATCAAGCATGAATGCTCCGACGGCCACGCCTTCGCATCCCCCGTGGGGCAGTTTCGCCCGAACGCCTTCGGACTGTACGACATGATGGGGAACGTCTGGGAGTGGTGCGCCGACTGGTACGGGGACAAGTATTACGGGGAGAGCGGCAGGAGCAATCCCGGGGGGCCGGCCTCGGGCCAATACCGCGTCGCCCGCGGTGGTTCCTGGGGCACCAAACCGGCGTTCCTGCGGGCGTCCGACCGCGACAGGAACGGACCCGTCAAGCGAAACAACTACTACGGGTTTCGTCTTTTGTTGCCTGCCCCATGA
- the avd gene encoding diversity-generating retroelement protein Avd, whose protein sequence is MRESPLFVKTYDFTKWLLEATAKFPRNQRFVMARRIEEAILDFYDCLLLAVKRPGERQGALERADFELERVRHYLRLCSDMGLISLRQYEFTSQSVVEIGRLLGGWRKKG, encoded by the coding sequence ATCCGGGAATCGCCGCTCTTCGTCAAGACCTATGACTTCACGAAATGGCTCCTGGAGGCGACGGCGAAGTTCCCCCGGAACCAGCGCTTCGTCATGGCCCGGAGGATCGAGGAGGCGATCCTGGATTTCTATGACTGCCTCCTCCTGGCGGTCAAGCGCCCCGGCGAGCGGCAGGGGGCGCTGGAGCGGGCGGATTTCGAACTGGAGAGAGTCCGCCACTACTTGAGGCTGTGCAGCGACATGGGGCTCATCAGCCTCCGGCAGTACGAGTTCACATCCCAGTCCGTCGTGGAGATCGGCCGTCTCCTGGGCGGCTGGAGGAAGAAGGGTTGA
- a CDS encoding RNA-directed DNA polymerase yields MFDRTFIHDAYACRVGKGTHRAVDRFTEFARRNRNVLKTDLRKYFPSMDHVILCGKIERKIKCPGTLWLIRLIIDGSNPQEEIVQYFPGDDLFEPFRRRRGIPIGNLTSQFFANLYLNDFDHFVKESLRCRHYLRYVDDITVFGDDKAWLWDMKRRMEDFLDCERLSLHENKTFVIPVAEGVDHLGYRVFPDHRRLRKDNGYRFARKLRRMRLLYGEGRATLKEIDASVQSWIGHARHADTWGLRRRILEEVSFSRQVE; encoded by the coding sequence ATCTTCGACCGGACCTTCATCCACGACGCCTACGCCTGCCGGGTGGGAAAGGGGACCCACCGGGCGGTGGACCGGTTCACCGAATTCGCCCGGCGGAACCGGAACGTGTTGAAGACGGACCTGCGCAAGTACTTCCCTTCCATGGACCACGTCATCCTCTGCGGGAAAATCGAGCGGAAGATCAAGTGTCCCGGAACCCTCTGGCTGATCCGCCTTATCATCGACGGGAGCAATCCCCAGGAGGAGATCGTTCAGTATTTCCCCGGCGACGACCTCTTCGAGCCGTTCCGGCGGCGGCGCGGAATCCCCATCGGGAACCTGACGAGCCAGTTCTTCGCCAATCTCTACCTGAACGATTTCGATCACTTCGTGAAGGAGTCCCTCCGCTGCAGGCATTATCTCCGGTACGTGGACGACATCACCGTCTTCGGCGACGACAAGGCGTGGCTGTGGGATATGAAGCGACGGATGGAAGACTTTCTGGATTGTGAAAGACTGTCTCTCCACGAAAACAAGACCTTCGTGATCCCGGTTGCCGAAGGGGTGGATCACCTGGGGTATCGCGTGTTTCCCGATCACCGGAGGCTCCGGAAGGACAACGGTTATCGGTTTGCCCGGAAGTTGAGGAGGATGCGGTTGCTTTACGGCGAGGGACGGGCGACCTTGAAAGAGATCGACGCCTCGGTGCAGAGCTGGATCGGCCATGCCCGCCACGCCGACACGTGGGGCCTCCGCCGGCGGATCCTGGAGGAGGTGTCTTTTTCGAGGCAGGTGGAATAA
- a CDS encoding nucleotidyl transferase AbiEii/AbiGii toxin family protein, whose protein sequence is MFEEILIALGAALDRKGLGYMVIGGQAVLLYGEPRLTRDIDVTLGVGIERLPDLLQAVRDLSLQPLPEDVEDFVRKTLVLPVLDNNTGIRIDFIFSYTVYETEAIRRARSVVFPGGGTARFASPEDIVVHKVFAGRPRDLEDVRSILLKVGDLDLPYIRRWLAEFDEAAEEKRFVLRFDEILNSLEE, encoded by the coding sequence ATGTTCGAAGAAATCCTTATAGCTCTCGGCGCTGCCCTGGACCGGAAAGGCCTGGGGTACATGGTGATCGGCGGCCAGGCCGTCCTCCTCTACGGGGAGCCCCGCCTGACCCGGGACATCGACGTGACCCTCGGCGTCGGGATCGAACGCCTGCCGGACCTGCTCCAGGCCGTCCGCGATCTGTCCCTTCAACCCCTTCCCGAAGACGTGGAGGACTTTGTCCGCAAAACGCTGGTGCTTCCTGTTCTGGATAATAATACCGGCATTCGCATCGATTTCATCTTTTCCTACACCGTTTATGAAACGGAAGCGATCCGGCGGGCCCGGTCCGTTGTCTTTCCCGGGGGAGGAACAGCCCGTTTTGCTTCTCCCGAGGACATTGTCGTCCACAAGGTATTCGCCGGACGCCCCCGGGACCTGGAGGACGTGCGATCGATCCTCCTGAAGGTCGGGGATCTTGATCTTCCCTATATCCGTCGATGGCTGGCGGAATTCGATGAGGCGGCGGAGGAAAAACGCTTCGTCCTCCGCTTCGATGAGATCCTGAACAGTCTGGAAGAGTGA
- the dapF gene encoding diaminopimelate epimerase has translation MIPFFKMSGSGNDFILIDNRDHIVEAALGPVQVVDFVQSACRRVASVGADGLILIERSDRHAFRWRFFNADGSEVEMCGNGGRCAARFAFLKKIAGPSMSFETAAGVIDAQVTQDVVKLRLTDPADLQMNVSLRVDGQNLETHFVNTGVPHVVHFVEELDAFDVFRTGRAIRYHDHYAPRGTNANFVRVIDGRTLQVRTYERGVEDETLACGTGLTASVLIAAARGLVESPVSVRVRSGEILKVYFERNEKGFSRVYFEGRVQVIYEGTIWEEAWRSLATETAAARLASDH, from the coding sequence ATGATTCCCTTTTTTAAAATGAGCGGCAGCGGCAACGACTTCATCCTCATCGACAACCGGGATCATATCGTCGAGGCGGCCCTCGGCCCGGTGCAGGTTGTGGATTTCGTTCAGTCGGCCTGCCGAAGGGTGGCCTCCGTCGGGGCAGACGGCCTGATTCTCATCGAACGCTCCGACCGCCACGCCTTTCGCTGGCGCTTTTTCAACGCCGACGGGAGCGAGGTGGAGATGTGCGGCAACGGGGGCCGCTGTGCCGCCCGCTTCGCGTTCCTGAAGAAGATCGCCGGCCCCTCCATGTCCTTCGAGACCGCCGCCGGCGTGATCGACGCCCAGGTGACACAGGACGTCGTTAAGCTCCGCCTGACGGACCCGGCGGACCTGCAGATGAACGTCTCCCTGCGGGTGGACGGACAAAACCTGGAAACCCATTTCGTCAACACCGGCGTGCCCCACGTGGTTCATTTCGTCGAGGAGCTTGATGCATTCGACGTGTTCCGCACGGGACGGGCCATCCGTTATCACGACCACTACGCCCCCCGGGGAACGAATGCCAATTTCGTCCGGGTGATCGACGGCCGAACGCTCCAGGTCCGCACCTACGAGCGCGGCGTCGAGGACGAGACCCTGGCCTGCGGCACCGGCCTGACGGCCTCCGTCCTGATCGCCGCCGCCCGGGGGCTGGTGGAGTCCCCCGTCAGCGTCCGGGTCCGGAGCGGCGAGATCCTGAAGGTCTATTTCGAGCGGAACGAGAAGGGCTTCTCAAGGGTTTACTTCGAGGGACGGGTCCAGGTGATCTACGAAGGGACGATCTGGGAGGAGGCCTGGCGCAGCCTGGCGACGGAGACCGCAGCGGCCCGCCTGGCATCGGACCACTAA
- a CDS encoding ammonium transporter gives MNTGDTAWVLISAVLVFAMTIPGLAFFYGGLVRRKNVLSILMQCFIVMCVISLQWVLFGYSLSFGPDTGSGIIGGLQWAGLKSVGGQPNGDYAATIPHMVFMIFQAMFAVITPALIIGAFAERMKFSAFLVFTLLWTTLVYDPLAHWVWGTGGWMRNLGGLDFAGGIVVHVSSGVSALVLCILLGRRLGYRKSPFRPHNLPFTVLGGALLWFGWFGFNAGSALGANELAANAFVTTHIATAAAGLTWALIEWQQHGAPTVLGTTTGAVAGLVAITPACGFVNPMNAIFIGILVAVFCYVAVAVIKSRLGYDDALDAFGVHGVGGIWGTIATGLFAEKAVNAAGADGLFFGGGQLMPQLIMVAVAPLFAGIMTWILFKVVDALIGMRVPEKDETVGLDLTQQSEAAYTVIE, from the coding sequence ATGAATACCGGCGACACAGCGTGGGTCTTGATTTCCGCGGTCCTGGTCTTTGCCATGACGATTCCCGGTCTGGCCTTCTTTTACGGAGGGCTGGTCCGGCGAAAAAACGTGCTGTCCATCCTGATGCAGTGTTTCATCGTCATGTGCGTCATCAGTCTGCAGTGGGTGCTGTTCGGCTACTCCCTTTCCTTCGGGCCCGACACGGGTTCGGGGATCATCGGGGGGCTCCAGTGGGCGGGCCTCAAATCGGTGGGAGGCCAGCCGAACGGGGACTATGCGGCGACGATTCCTCACATGGTTTTCATGATCTTCCAGGCCATGTTCGCCGTCATCACACCGGCCCTGATCATCGGGGCCTTCGCCGAGCGGATGAAATTCTCCGCGTTCCTGGTCTTCACGCTGCTGTGGACGACCCTCGTGTACGACCCGCTGGCCCACTGGGTGTGGGGTACCGGCGGATGGATGAGGAACCTGGGGGGGCTGGATTTTGCCGGGGGCATCGTCGTCCACGTCAGTTCCGGTGTCTCCGCCCTGGTCCTGTGCATTCTCCTGGGCAGGCGCCTCGGCTACCGGAAATCTCCCTTCCGGCCGCACAACCTGCCGTTCACCGTGCTGGGCGGCGCCCTGCTCTGGTTCGGCTGGTTCGGCTTCAACGCCGGCAGCGCCCTGGGGGCGAACGAACTCGCCGCGAATGCCTTCGTGACGACGCACATCGCCACGGCGGCGGCGGGGCTGACCTGGGCGCTCATCGAGTGGCAGCAGCATGGGGCGCCGACGGTCCTGGGTACGACCACGGGCGCGGTGGCGGGACTGGTCGCCATCACGCCGGCCTGCGGATTCGTGAATCCCATGAATGCGATCTTCATCGGCATCCTGGTGGCGGTCTTCTGCTACGTGGCGGTGGCCGTGATCAAGTCCCGTCTCGGGTATGACGATGCGCTGGACGCCTTTGGCGTGCACGGTGTCGGCGGGATCTGGGGAACCATCGCGACGGGCCTCTTTGCCGAGAAGGCCGTCAATGCCGCAGGAGCGGACGGCCTCTTCTTCGGCGGCGGGCAGCTCATGCCGCAGCTGATCATGGTGGCCGTGGCCCCGCTGTTCGCCGGCATCATGACCTGGATTCTCTTCAAGGTTGTGGACGCCCTGATCGGCATGCGGGTTCCGGAGAAGGACGAGACCGTCGGCCTCGACCTGACTCAGCAGAGCGAAGCGGCCTACACGGTTATTGAATAG
- a CDS encoding P-II family nitrogen regulator, giving the protein MKYIIAIIQPHKLDEVMKALENVQIPLVTVSTVLGRGRQKGVTEVYRGAVREAGSLLKKVKLEIAVNEDFVEPAVRAITQSARTGEVGDGKIFILDLAETIRIRTSERGGEAIG; this is encoded by the coding sequence ATGAAATACATCATCGCCATCATTCAGCCCCACAAACTGGACGAGGTCATGAAGGCCCTGGAAAATGTGCAGATTCCCCTTGTGACCGTCTCCACCGTCCTTGGCCGCGGTCGGCAGAAGGGCGTGACGGAAGTGTATCGCGGGGCTGTCCGGGAGGCGGGGAGCCTCCTGAAAAAGGTAAAACTGGAGATCGCCGTGAACGAGGACTTCGTCGAGCCTGCCGTCCGGGCGATTACCCAGAGCGCCCGGACAGGCGAAGTCGGGGACGGCAAGATCTTCATCCTGGATCTGGCCGAGACCATCCGCATCCGCACGAGTGAGCGGGGCGGGGAGGCCATCGGCTGA
- a CDS encoding lysophospholipid acyltransferase family protein, producing MKTRSEPEADTTAVPSMSPPREMIEAPAQGRIMSRTMFDTPVVKQFFYGLSLFLLRIIGWKKEGKLPEIPKFVVIAAPHTSNWDFPLTLMLAFAFRLKVYWMGKHTLFRGVMGPICRWLGGIEVDRRQSTNLVAQSVERFRTSEVLTMIIPPEGTRKKVRYWKTGFYHIAHGAGVPILLGFMDYRRKVGGVGPLFHPTGDIEQDMAEIRAFYEGITGKRPDQWSHESVAAKTRRERPVD from the coding sequence ATGAAAACCCGTTCCGAGCCGGAGGCCGACACCACCGCCGTCCCTTCGATGTCACCCCCGCGGGAAATGATCGAGGCGCCTGCCCAGGGGCGCATCATGTCGAGAACCATGTTCGACACGCCCGTCGTGAAGCAGTTCTTCTATGGACTCTCCCTTTTCCTGCTCAGGATCATAGGCTGGAAGAAAGAGGGGAAGCTTCCGGAGATCCCCAAATTCGTGGTCATTGCGGCGCCCCATACGTCGAACTGGGACTTCCCCCTGACCCTGATGCTCGCCTTCGCCTTCCGACTGAAGGTGTACTGGATGGGCAAGCACACCCTGTTCCGGGGAGTCATGGGCCCGATCTGCCGCTGGCTCGGAGGAATCGAGGTGGACCGGAGGCAGTCCACGAACCTGGTGGCCCAGTCCGTTGAACGGTTCCGGACCTCGGAGGTGCTGACCATGATCATTCCCCCCGAGGGGACCCGGAAAAAAGTCCGTTACTGGAAGACGGGCTTCTATCATATCGCCCACGGCGCAGGGGTTCCCATCTTGCTGGGCTTTATGGATTACCGCCGCAAGGTCGGAGGAGTGGGACCGCTCTTTCATCCCACCGGGGACATCGAGCAGGACATGGCGGAGATCCGGGCGTTCTATGAGGGCATTACAGGGAAGCGACCCGACCAGTGGAGCCATGAAAGCGTCGCCGCGAAGACGCGACGGGAGCGGCCTGTAGACTGA